The following proteins come from a genomic window of Henningerozyma blattae CBS 6284 chromosome 4, complete genome:
- the TBLA0D00890 gene encoding uncharacterized protein (similar to Saccharomyces cerevisiae YOR296W; ancestral locus Anc_8.765) — MSRIISTGSMTQSLPTVADIYDKNNGASLEEAYWSSLRILLLDYINGPRFKTRYVSPDNKINSRPVSGTNVRVSSNSSATTVSTNPLDEHAMIIYILPKLAKRLRAITIGEVKISNPLLRRSLLKFYNDNIMDKEMYLELKKLNRFEVLLINFTKASNMELTKATIGDRQAELYEQLSYFIRMILSLGKGNITDDIKLKLTQYQKSMDPGVSKEESHLPIYKNISNHTTNQAMVSKKPSFVLKEIPHIFVLKDIFNVTESKLQADVIASSIHISNEEYCKELRAYRDSVDTSDSSTLIKEDFDNVLDYNVWKKFELKEVDELLSIYGDKRHTELSKMNIWIPENSMSIFVKLISLLLQLEAAENSNITSYSQRLVFFISKFSKYWRLNFPTTLLSLLYTSANLTILSDKELNITTAESFFNFMFTVVPGSNDYLDTQYWNDQDRARWALNMSQTSNQCMVHLDNLLSGIFGNTMPKLNPVLLFYYSYVLEDTAFMSFEEQYESERKKWLKQLRKTLFDSSIEYYVSLLDSIPKDKTIDIIHIQDVAQLIIERIERLQKRFTKPLLDTILIAPECASFLIEAFGTDFSTMIKRVTKYNKPDSATALDAYKVFREIRYIYLQVQPNKKFPCKLENVFFEYLLQLCDDVSSKIVKVITNSIKSENWEPINDTVTYSQSVLDIFKMFNESISVFRKLEWENEYQISKIITFILKTFSDGLNAYIVQVLEIIESDLQNEDENEELGSEGIKEKNIKYSSKIPNSWNFHDIKNVLLSENVVEIPQPYEYRKRTCTLLCNLEAMIEKLNAMDDYIQAEHISQIIAENEKKGKSVKDNIGSKNIASLDNLYTIRIISADDVKGLSHDGLSNLSLSILNQKSEKYIGKTKTVKKSINPIWDEEFEFTSSQSDSVPLSLILWHHTNRKIEKLNKMQICGKISFVLDKRKIKENGYPNSFLLPFDTQGYLVFEVSLEREKLDAMFSMGKIYRSLIRARNRAIDLFVSKCFTFIQFAFSRDTLKTICGNNGKQQSPKNAIYDAIVPLFDYLNSNLNILGTELNEELLFKVMLNAWNLILRAVDNLILPPLSIGKSESVLNSRKNTSWTEVVASSFNYGTIIPGYGRALTTLELESIFIWLRALCVDFFYNAGEGPPLEKLKNEIYQGLLLVPIFYDKDIISLKEDAQRMVPEYTKYMQIINGVSTNEDTPSEINKNRVSSLNKRLGTLARKKTIMANATLRKRKQMKKELSEIKQEPIKNVEQTLIIVLRILISKGELEYVHEILMEQEKAKKRIEASRLIHQAIEG; from the coding sequence ATGTCAAGAATAATTTCCACTGGCTCAATGACACAATCTTTACCTACTGTTGCTGATAtttatgataaaaataatggtgCCAGCTTAGAAGAAGCATACTGGAGTTCCCTAAGAATCCTGTTATTGGATTATATAAATGGCCCCAGATTTAAAACTAGATATGTTTCTCCGGATAACAAAATCAATTCTAGACCCGTATCTGGAACTAATGTAAGAGTATCATCTAATTCCAGTGCTACTACTGTCTCCACAAATCCGTTAGATGAGCATGCTATgatcatatatattttaccCAAATTAGCTAAGAGGTTAAGAGCAATAACAATAGGAGAAGTAAAGATTTCCAACCCTCTTCTGAGAAgatctttattaaaattttacaaCGATAATATTATGGATAAAGAAATGTACcttgaattgaaaaagttaaataGATTTGAGGTTTTGCTAATTAATTTCACTAAAGCTTCAAATATGGAGCTAACCAAAGCTACAATAGGTGATAGGCAAGCAGAATTATATGAACAATTATCGTATTTTATTCGTATGATTTTATCTCTAGGGAAGGGGAATATCACCGATGATATCAAATTAAAACTAACCCAATATCAGAAGAGTATGGATCCGGGTGTATCTAAAGAAGAATCTCATTTGcctatatataaaaatatatcaaacCATACTACTAATCAAGCAATGGTGTCTAAGAAGCCTTCTTTTGTATTAAAGGAAATTCCTCATATATTTGTTCTGAAAGATATATTCAATGTTACCGAATCTAAATTACAAGCAGACGTGATCGCATCATCTATAcatatttcaaatgaagaatattGTAAAGAATTACGAGCTTATAGAGATTCTGTAGATACAAGTGACTCTTCGacattaattaaagaagatTTTGATAATGTTCTGGACTATAATGTTTGGAAAAAATTCgaattaaaagaagtagatgaattattatctatttATGGAGATAAGAGGCATACTGAACTttcaaaaatgaatatttggATTCCTGAGAATTCAATGAGCATTTTTGTGAAATTGATATCCCTCTTACTGCAATTAGAAGCTGCAGAAAACTCGAATATCACTAGTTACTCTCAAAGGCTCGTTTTTTTCATCTCAAagttttcaaaatattggcgtttaaattttccaaCAACTCTACtgtcattattatatactTCTGCAAACCTAACTATCCTGTcagataaagaattaaacaTTACAACTGCAGAGagttttttcaattttatgtTTACTGTTGTTCCTGGATCAAATGATTATTTAGATACACAATATTGGAATGATCAAGATAGAGCTCGTTGGGCCTTAAACATGTCTCAAACTTCAAATCAATGCATGGTTCATCTAGATAATCTACTATCAGgaatttttggaaatacTATGCCAAAATTAAACCCAGTTCtgttattttattacaGCTATGTGTTAGAAGACACAGCATTTATGTCATTTGAAGAGCAATATGAGtctgaaagaaaaaaatggttgaaacaattaagaaaaacactatttgATAGTAGCATAGAGTATTACGTTTCTCTCTTAGATTCGATTCCAAAAGATAAAACAATTGACATTATTCACATACAAGATGTGGCACAATTAATTATCGAACGTATTGAACGGTTACAGAAAAGATTTACAAAACCATTACTAGATACTATACTTATCGCTCCAGAATGTgcatcatttttaattgaagcTTTTGGTACCGATTTTTCTACAATGATCAAACGAGtaacaaaatataacaaaCCAGATTCTGCAACAGCGTTAGATGCTTATAAAGTATTCAGAGAAATCCGTTATATTTACCTACAAGTACAgccaaacaaaaaatttccaTGTAAACTTGAAAATGTTTTCTTCGAATATTTACTTCAACTATGTGATGATGTTAGTTCCAAGATAGTTAAGGTAATAACTAATTCGATAAAAAGTGAAAATTGGGAACCAATTAATGATACTGTAACCTATAGTCAATCGGtattagatatttttaaaatgttcAATGAATCTATATCAGTCTTTAGGAAATTAGAATGGGAAAATGAGTATCAAATCTCAAAGATAATTACGTTCATCTTGAAGACTTTTTCAGATGGCTTAAATGCTTATATCGTTCAAgttttagaaataatagaatCTGATTTGCagaatgaagatgaaaatgaagaacTAGGTTCAGAGGgtatcaaagaaaaaaatattaaatattcgTCAAAGATTCCTAATTCTTGGAACTTCCATGACATTAAGAATGTCTTACTTTCAGAAAACGTAGTTGAGATCCCACAGCCTTATGAATATAGAAAGAGAACTTGTACTCTCTTATGCAATCTGGAAGCAatgattgaaaaattaaatgccATGGATGATTATATCCAAGCAGAACATATATCACAGATAATAGccgaaaatgaaaaaaaagggaAGTCTGTCAAGGATAATATTGGCAGTAAAAATATAGCCTCACTTGATAATTTGTATACTATTAGAATCATTAGTGCGGATGATGTAAAAGGATTGTCTCATGATGGTTTGTCTAATTTAAGTCTGAGTATTTTAAATCAGAAatctgaaaaatatataggTAAAACTAAAACTGTCAAGAAATCTATAAATCCGATTTGGGATGAGGAATTTGAGTTTACTTCATCTCAGAGTGATTCAGTTCCTCTTTCTCTCATTCTTTGGCATCACACAAATAGGAAAATCGAAAAACTCAACAAAATGCAGATATGTggtaaaatttcatttgtattagataaaagaaagattaaagaaaatggcTATCCAAATAGTTTCCTTTTACCATTTGATACCCAAGGATATCTAGTCTTCGAAGTATCATTAGAAAGAGAGAAATTGGATGCCATGTTTTCGATGggtaaaatatatagatCTTTGATAAGAGCTAGAAATAGAGCTATTGATCTTTTTGTTTCCAAATGTTTTacatttattcaatttgcATTTTCAAGGGATACTCTGAAAACCATATGTGGTAACAACGGTAAACAGCAATCTCCTAAAAACGCTATTTATGATGCGATTGTTCCATTATTCGATTACTTAAATTCCAATTTAAATATCCTTGGTActgaattaaatgaagagttattatttaaagttaTGCTTAACGCGTGGAACTTAATCTTAAGAGCCGTTGATAATCTTATTTTACCTCCACTATCGATAGGAAAAAGTGAAAGTGTTCTTAATTCTCGTAAGAACACAAGTTGGACAGAGGTTGTGGCATCATCATTCAATTATGGTACAATTATTCCCGGTTATGGTAGAGCTTTAACTACTCTTGAATTAGAATCGATTTTTATTTGGCTTCGAGCATTATGTGtcgattttttttataatgcAGGAGAAGGTCCACCACTtgagaaattgaagaatgaAATTTACCAAGGTTTGTTACTAGTACCTATATTCTACGATAAAGATATCATATCATTGAAAGAAGATGCGCAGAGAATGGTTCCAGAATACACAAAATATATGCAAATTATCAACGGAGTTAGCACTAATGAGGACACACCTAGTGAAATTAACAAGAATAGAGTCTCTAGTTTAAATAAGCGCTTAGGTACATTAGCTAGAAAAAAGACAATTATGGCCAATGCTACTCTGAGAAAGAGaaaacaaatgaaaaagGAATTATCTGAAATTAAGCAAGAACCA
- the UAF30 gene encoding Uaf30p (similar to Saccharomyces cerevisiae TRI1 (YMR233W) and UAF30 (YOR295W); ancestral locus Anc_8.764) produces the protein MILDANSKHMIDIIIKQTPRDKLTIQHVIDQVHEVFAADLATIDDNIEKHIVKRIGEITKTTIKTVSLEELEQKNRLLIEKLLKKVKKQAKAKNPSKKVSKETPKAKVANNLSTKYVVLSKELSHLLGENELPRLEITKELWKYIKNNNLQDPANKQRIISDKMLKPIFGDNFHMLDIGKVLNNHIISDTNNNHLNNSISHTEKDTGSDAKSGTLSNNSVDLATRTDIEPNSNISSSSDIVSYADIASSLDSESNLTSDIDSEASTDISAEETS, from the coding sequence ATGATACTTGATGCAAATTCAAAACATATGatagatattattatcaagcAAACTCCTCGAGATAAACTAACTATTCAGCATGTAATAGATCAAGTACATGAAGTATTTGCAGCAGATTTGGCAACAATAGATGATAATATAGAAAAACATATCGTGAAACGAATTGGAGAAATAACTAAAACTACAATAAAAACAGTATCATTAGAAGAGTTAGAGCAAAAGAATCGACTTCTGATAGAAAAATTACTAAAGAAAGTTAAAAAGCAGGCGAAAGCTAAAAATCCATCCAAAAAAGTATCTAAGGAAACCCCTAAAGCAAAAGttgcaaataatttatcaactAAGTATGTTGTACTAAGCAAAGAATTATCTCATTTGTTAGGGGAAAATGAACTACCTCGTCTCGAAATTACAAAGGAATTAtggaaatatattaaaaataataatctgCAAGATCCAGCTAATAAGCAAAGAATAATATCAGACAAAATGTTGAAGCCAATATTTGGTGATAATTTTCATATGCTAGATATCGGTAAAGTATTGAACAATCATATAATATCagatactaataataatcatttgaaCAATAGTATATCTCATACTGAGAAAGATACTGGTAGTGATGCAAAGAGCGGCACTCTCTCTAATAATTCTGTCGATTTAGCAACTCGTACGGATATCGAacctaattcaaatatttcatctaGTTCAGATATTGTATCTTATGCAGATATTGCATCTAGCTTAGATTCAGAATCTAATTTAACTTCTGATATAGATTCTGAAGCTTCGACTGATATTTCAGCAGAGGAGACCAGTTAA
- the RRS1 gene encoding ribosome biogenesis protein RRS1 (similar to Saccharomyces cerevisiae RRS1 (YOR294W); ancestral locus Anc_8.763): MSTVDYKDRPVTVEKPIPVTYDLGNLAVFDSNVLDKNDFDSSNGEREKHIKDHTRDNVQLLINQILSLPMKTTTEATGGSSGQSSTMTLIQLPEPLTELPREKPLPKAKAPTKWEQFAAKKGIQPKAKTGKMIYDEASGEWVPKWGYKGANKKLDDQWLVEVDDDVKGTDKELIDPRTLNRQARKQLIKKNERQQKKNLRNSS; encoded by the coding sequence ATGTCTACAGTTGATTACAAAGATAGACCTGTAACTGTTGAAAAACCAATCCCCGTTACTTATGATTTAGGTAACTTGGCTGTTTTCGATTCCAACGTACTTGACaaaaatgattttgattcttCTAATGGTGAACGTGAAAAGCATATCAAAGATCACACCCGTGATAATgtacaattattaatcaatCAGATATTATCTTTACCAATGAAAACCACTACAGAAGCAACTGGTGGCTCTAGCGGACAAAGTTCTACAATGacattaattcaattaccAGAACCTTTAACAGAATTACCAAGAGAGAAGCCATTACCAAAGGCTAAGGCACCAACTAAATGGGAACAGTTTGCTGCTAAGAAGGGTATTCAACCTAAGGCTAAGACTGGTAAAATGATTTACGATGAAGCCAGTGGTGAATGGGTTCCAAAATGGGGTTATAAAGGTGCtaataagaaattagaTGACCAATGGTTAGTTGAAGTTGATGATGACGTTAAAGGTACTGATAAAGAATTGATTGACCCAAGAACTTTAAATAGACAGGCTAGAAAGCAAttaattaagaaaaatgaaagacagcaaaagaagaatttgagaaattcttcataa